From a single Brassica oleracea var. oleracea cultivar TO1000 chromosome C5, BOL, whole genome shotgun sequence genomic region:
- the LOC106292638 gene encoding probable BOI-related E3 ubiquitin-protein ligase 3, with the protein MAVEAHHLNHLYSSNNRERMNPVEANGLVYNTQMRYNTVQATTMPFNPAMECQTSLLNPIYNVSPFDCLVQQSMKPMIHSVESSLTFNSETNGNVGYLCPVSSSSMRKRPREESAVVNHMPSQKRCTDPLMFLGQDLSSNVQHHNFDIDRLISHHVEIMRMEIEEKRKAQGRKIMEAIEQGLVKTLRAKDEEINHIGKLNLFLEEKVRSLCVENQIWRDMAQSNEATVNSLRSNLQQVLAAVERNKWEEPTAADDAQSCCGSNDEGDSDERWRLAGEAKSVRTITSTMCRGCGKGEASVLLLPCRHMCLCTVCGSSVNTCPVCKSPKNASLHVNLSS; encoded by the exons ATGGCCGTTGAAGCTCACCATTTAAATCATCTATATTCTTCTAATAACAG AGAAAGGATGAATCCCGTTGAAGCCAACGGTTTAGTCTATAACACCCAGATGAGATATAACACTGTTCAAGCGACGACCATGCCGTTTAACCCCGCCATGGAATGTCAAACTTCTCTGTTGAATCCAATTTACAACGTCTCACCGTTTGATTGCCTGGTTCAACAGTCCATGAAACCGATGATCCATTCCGTTGAGAGTTCCTTGACATTCAACAGCGAGACTAATGGCAACGTCGGTTATCTTTGTCCTGTTTCTTCGTCGTCTATGCGAAAACGCCCTAGAGAAGAATCAGCAGTTGTTAATCATATGCCAAGCCAGAAACGTTGCACTGATCCTCTCATGTTCCTCGGACAAGACTTGTCTTCTAACGTCCAACATCACAACTTCGATATCGACCGTTTGATCTCTCATCAT GTTGAGATAATGAGAATGGAGATTGAAGAAAAGAGAAAAGCGCAAGGTAGGAAGATAATGGAAGCCATTGAACAAGGGTTGGTGAAGACACTGAGAGCCAAAGACGAAGAGATCAATCACATAGGGAAACTAAACCTCTTTCTTGAGGAGAAGGTTAGGTCTCTCTGCGTTGAGAATCAGATATGGCGTGACATGGCACAGTCTAATGAAGCCACCGTGAACTCCCTACGTTCAAACTTGCAACAAGTCCTCGCAGCTGTGGAACGTAACAAGTGGGAGGAGCCCACGGCGGCTGATGACGCGCAGTCTTGTTGTGGAAGCAACGACGAGGGTGATAGTGACGAGCGGTGGAGGTTAGCAGGAGAGGCTAAAAGCGTGCGTACGATAACAAGCACGATGTGTAGAGGGTGTGGGAAAGGAGAAGCAAGTGTGTTACTGTTGCCGTGTAGACACATGTGTTTATGCACTGTGTGTGGATCTTCGGTTAACACTTGTCCAGTCTGTAAATCTCCAAAGAATGCTAGTCTCCATGTTAATCTTTCCTCGTGA
- the LOC106294125 gene encoding transcription factor JUNGBRUNNEN 1-like produces the protein MEEMMGSWDKRREEQEEEEEQVLKLPGFRFHPTDKELVGFYLSKKVLLKKSSKIDEIISQIDIYKFDPWDLPRSTHTEKESYFFCKRGRKYRNSIRPNRVTGSGFWKATGIDKPIYSDGPSKAVIGLKKTLVYYIGSAGKGSKTDWMMHEFRLPTANDTIPGGSTHRSPTPSSLLHAEVWTLCRIFKRNASSRKYTPDSKELASWERVKPQQSNNREAAYISFGDNESSTNKINVMESKENNERNVFQLHQTPHPHQPIPMEYTSSTQVDNTVPHISNDNNMDDVNYENWDELRSVVEFAFGPSSY, from the exons ATGGAGGAGATGATGGGATCGTGGGACAAAAGAAGGGAAGAACAAGAAGAAGAGGAGGAACAAGTGTTAAAGCTTCCAGGGTTTAGGTTTCATCCGACCGATAAGGAGCTTGTAGGGTTTTATCTCTCTAAAAAAGTACTACTCAAGAAATCCAGCAAGATTGATGAGATCATCAGTCAAATCGATATCTATAAATTCGATCCATGGGATCTTCCTC GCTCGACGCATACGGAGAAGGAGAGCTACTTCTTCTGCAAGAGAGGAAGGAAGTACAGAAATAGCATAAGACCAAACCGAGTGACTGGTTCCGGTTTCTGGAAAGCCACGGGAATAGACAAACCTATCTACTCCGATGGCCCCAGCAAAGCCGTGATCGGTCTAAAGAAGACACTGGTTTATTACATCGGAAGCGCCGGGAAAGGAAGCAAGACAGATTGGATGATGCACGAGTTTCGCCTCCCCACAGCCAATGACACTATCCCTGGTGGCTCCACCCACCGTAGCCCTACTCCGTCTTCCTTGCTACATGCT GAAGTGTGGACATTGTGTCGGATATTCAAGAGGAATGCGTCTAGTAGAAAATACACTCCGGACTCGAAAGAATTAGCAAGTTGGGAACGCGTGAAGCCACAACAATCTAATAATCGCGAAGCAGCTTATATCAGTTTTGGTGACAATGAGAGTAGTACCAACAAGATCAACGTCATGGAAAGCAAAGAGAATAATGAGAGGAACGTTTTCCAGCTTCACCAAACGCCTCATCCACACCAGCCCATTCCCATGGAGTACACTAGTAGCACACAAGTGGATAACACAGTTCCACATATCTCAAACGATAATAACATGGACGATGTAAACTACGAGAACTGGGACGAGCTTCGCTCGGTTGTGGAGTTTGCTTTTGGCCCTTCCTCTTATTAG